The window GATTATCAGGAAGATTTTGTGCTGTGGCTTGAGCGGCAGGCTGAGTTGCTGCGGGCGGGAAAGTTCGAGCTACTTGATGTCGACCACCTCATCGACGAGCTTGAAGGCGCAGTGCGTGCGGACCGCAGGGAGCTTGAGGGGTACCTCGAAAACATCACTGCGTATTTGCTCAGTTTGCAGTACCGCCCACGGTACAAACCACGACACTGGCGCATCAAGCTGGGCAACGCCCGTTTTGGCATGGGATTGCTGATTGATGATAGTCCCAGTCTGGTTTTCGACATTGCGGAACTGGCCGCGCTGAACTACGACGATGCGCGCCGCCGCGCCGCTTGGGAGACGCGCCTGCCGGAGTCCATCTTTCCGGCAGCGCTACCTTACAGTGCTGCGGAACTGCTTGACGACGACTTCGACCCGTCGTATCCGCCGGATGAGGGGTCGTGAACTGAAACAGAGGGTAGGGGGGGGGCATGGACCGACTCGAGGTTCCACTTGCTGACTACAACGATGATCTTATCCATTGGATCGAGCAACAGGTGAGTCTGTTGCGGGTCAGGGACTTTAAGCACCTTGACGTCGAACATCTGATAGAGGGGTTTGAGGAAATGGTCGGCCGCAATCAACGGGAATTGTGTAGCCGGCTGCACGTGCTGATCATGCACCTGCTCAAGTGCCAGTATCAGCCGAGGCGCAAGTCGACGAGCTGGCTGGCGACCATCAACGAGCAGCGCCGCGCCATTGCTCGGCTGCTGGAGCGCAGTCCCAGCCTGAGCAGCGCGGTCGAGCGCATGGCACGACAAGAGTATGCGCACGCCGTGCGTAGCGCGGTCATCGAAACCCGGCTACCGAAAAGCGCTTTCCCGCCGGAGCCACCCTTCACCCCGGCCCAACTGCACGACGACGACTTCGTGCCATGAACGGCGCGCAATCGCACAACTTTCTCAATGCGCCCTTGATTGTTGCTCTATTTCACGCTATAATCGCCGGCTTTCCCTTCCCACACTCGTCTTGACGCCGAGGTGGGCATTTGTTTAAACGTCCCTAAGGAGTTATGCATGCGTCATTATGAAATCGTTTTTATCGTCCACCCGGACCAAAGCGAGCAAGTCCCGGCGATGATCGAACGCTACAAAGCCAGCGTAACCACGCGCGGCGGTTCGGTTCACCGTGTTGAAGACTGGGGCCGTCGTCAGATGGCTTACTCGATCCAGAAGCTGCCAAAAGCGCACTACATCTGCCTGAACATCGAATGCGACAACGAGACCCTCGTGGAACTCGAAACCGCGTTCAAATTCAATGATGCCGTGCTGCGTCACCTCACCGTTAAGATGAAGAAGGCTGAAACCGCGCCGTCGCCGATGATGAAATCGGTACAACGTGAAGACGCAGCCAAGAGCCACCGCACTGAAGCCC of the Massilia violaceinigra genome contains:
- a CDS encoding DUF29 domain-containing protein — protein: MDRIEVPRGDYQEDFVLWLERQAELLRAGKFELLDVDHLIDELEGAVRADRRELEGYLENITAYLLSLQYRPRYKPRHWRIKLGNARFGMGLLIDDSPSLVFDIAELAALNYDDARRRAAWETRLPESIFPAALPYSAAELLDDDFDPSYPPDEGS
- a CDS encoding DUF29 domain-containing protein; translation: MDRLEVPLADYNDDLIHWIEQQVSLLRVRDFKHLDVEHLIEGFEEMVGRNQRELCSRLHVLIMHLLKCQYQPRRKSTSWLATINEQRRAIARLLERSPSLSSAVERMARQEYAHAVRSAVIETRLPKSAFPPEPPFTPAQLHDDDFVP
- the rpsF gene encoding 30S ribosomal protein S6 → MRHYEIVFIVHPDQSEQVPAMIERYKASVTTRGGSVHRVEDWGRRQMAYSIQKLPKAHYICLNIECDNETLVELETAFKFNDAVLRHLTVKMKKAETAPSPMMKSVQREDAAKSHRTEAPAPAAAPAPAPAAAA